Proteins from one Salaquimonas pukyongi genomic window:
- a CDS encoding Crp/Fnr family transcriptional regulator, which produces MFSIPVSARLDAVRSKVLKLCELRTFKRGDAVCKEGDPAAPILILSSGTLGGMVSDGKDGTVMIAPIFRGRVFNVMGMYPGGPVFTTTALSTANVFMLPHEKALEMKGDLLFEEWCTACVTNNLCHVINFSGALRIADIDLRIMRMLEACYLQMHEQRPEGDYEMEWQLKQQEFSSLLNITRPYLNERLKLLKQKGALIIENERAVVRPSLLAK; this is translated from the coding sequence ATGTTTAGTATACCTGTCAGCGCTCGGCTTGATGCCGTGCGCTCAAAAGTGCTGAAGCTATGTGAGCTTCGAACCTTCAAGCGTGGTGACGCCGTTTGCAAGGAGGGTGACCCTGCTGCGCCCATTCTGATTTTGTCGTCCGGTACGCTGGGGGGAATGGTCTCGGATGGAAAAGACGGGACCGTCATGATTGCGCCGATTTTTCGCGGCCGCGTCTTCAATGTGATGGGAATGTATCCCGGGGGGCCGGTCTTCACTACAACGGCCCTTTCCACTGCGAATGTCTTCATGCTGCCGCACGAAAAGGCTTTGGAGATGAAAGGCGATTTGCTGTTCGAGGAATGGTGCACGGCCTGTGTGACCAACAATCTTTGCCACGTCATCAATTTTTCAGGTGCGCTTCGGATCGCCGATATCGATCTGCGGATCATGAGAATGTTGGAAGCCTGCTATCTGCAGATGCACGAACAGCGGCCGGAAGGGGACTATGAGATGGAGTGGCAGTTGAAGCAGCAGGAATTTTCAAGCCTGCTCAACATCACGCGGCCCTATCTCAATGAAAGGCTGAAGCTTCTGAAGCAGAAGGGCGCGCTGATCATCGAGAACGAACGGGCCGTTGTGCGCCCGTCATTGCTTGCAAAATAG
- a CDS encoding bile acid:sodium symporter family protein has translation MLLQVILPIGLAVIMFSLGLGLTVADFRNVAKTPRAFAACFLSQIVLLPVVALIIVIMFRLEGMLAVGMMIIAFCPGGIPSNMLTRFAGGDVALSISLTAINSLIAVATIPFLVKLAMLYFMASEAQSVSVTRLSFSVFVITVLPVALGMIARKMFHRFISRLEGVFIALSTVIFFTLVSIAVIDNWQILQNNFQVLGPAIILLIVVMLLLGGLIASAMNVSNKKTRTIAIETAIQNGTMGVTVSGLVLLSDGGLTPISLPSALYGVLQYILLVPAALFLMQMARNTGQ, from the coding sequence ATGCTGCTACAGGTCATATTGCCGATTGGGCTGGCAGTCATCATGTTTTCATTGGGGTTGGGGCTGACAGTCGCAGACTTCCGCAATGTTGCCAAAACCCCGCGTGCCTTTGCTGCCTGTTTTCTTTCCCAGATCGTGCTGCTGCCGGTTGTCGCCCTTATCATCGTCATCATGTTCCGCCTTGAAGGCATGCTTGCCGTTGGCATGATGATCATTGCCTTCTGCCCTGGCGGAATTCCTTCCAACATGCTGACCCGGTTTGCCGGAGGAGATGTGGCGCTGTCGATCTCCCTTACGGCCATAAACAGCCTGATCGCGGTTGCCACCATCCCGTTTCTTGTGAAGCTTGCCATGTTGTATTTCATGGCCAGCGAGGCACAATCGGTCAGCGTGACGCGGCTTTCCTTCTCGGTCTTCGTGATCACCGTGTTGCCGGTCGCGCTGGGCATGATTGCCCGAAAAATGTTTCATCGCTTCATTAGCCGGTTGGAAGGTGTGTTCATTGCGCTGTCAACGGTGATTTTCTTCACCCTCGTCTCCATTGCCGTCATCGACAACTGGCAAATATTGCAGAACAATTTTCAGGTGCTCGGGCCGGCCATTATTCTGCTCATTGTTGTGATGTTGCTGCTGGGCGGGCTGATTGCATCAGCAATGAATGTGTCAAACAAAAAAACGCGAACCATCGCGATTGAAACCGCCATACAGAACGGCACCATGGGCGTCACCGTCAGCGGGCTGGTGCTGCTGTCCGATGGTGGCCTGACGCCCATAAGCCTTCCCTCCGCACTTTATGGCGTACTCCAGTATATCCTGTTGGTGCCTGCCGCCTTGTTCCTCATGCAGATGGCGCGCAACACCGGGCAATAG
- a CDS encoding cytochrome c biogenesis CcdA family protein, with protein MSPELPLLTALLAGAISFLSPCVLPLVPPYLGYMAGVSLDTLAGGKTGPAPAGGATALADTAISKTAQRRVVMHAAIFVLGFSLVFTALGAGASSIGQWIRAWQDTLAIIAGLAIIVMGLHFLGLFRISLLYREARFNPRQAGLAGSFLMGLAFAFGWTPCIGPVLGVILAMASSSNSVAEGAGMLAVYSAGLGIPFLLAALFVGPFMGFLARFKKHLHTMEQVTGGLLIVTGILFLTGGMQTASFWLLETFPVLGTIG; from the coding sequence ATGTCGCCTGAACTCCCCCTGTTGACCGCACTCCTGGCCGGCGCCATCTCCTTTTTGTCACCCTGTGTTCTGCCGCTGGTGCCACCCTATCTGGGCTATATGGCAGGCGTTTCCCTCGACACGCTGGCGGGCGGGAAAACCGGTCCGGCACCGGCAGGCGGCGCAACCGCCCTTGCCGATACAGCGATCAGCAAGACAGCCCAGCGCCGGGTGGTCATGCATGCAGCCATTTTCGTGCTCGGGTTTTCCCTGGTGTTTACAGCACTCGGTGCCGGTGCCTCGTCCATCGGCCAGTGGATCAGGGCCTGGCAGGACACGCTGGCCATCATCGCCGGCCTGGCGATCATCGTTATGGGGCTGCACTTTCTGGGGCTGTTCCGCATTTCCCTGCTGTACCGCGAAGCACGGTTCAATCCCCGGCAGGCAGGCCTTGCAGGCTCGTTCTTGATGGGGCTGGCTTTCGCCTTCGGCTGGACACCCTGCATCGGGCCGGTACTCGGCGTCATTCTCGCAATGGCCTCAAGCAGCAATTCCGTTGCCGAGGGAGCGGGCATGCTGGCGGTCTATTCTGCCGGCCTTGGCATACCCTTTCTGCTGGCCGCATTGTTCGTCGGGCCGTTCATGGGCTTTCTTGCCCGGTTCAAAAAACACCTGCATACCATGGAACAGGTTACCGGCGGCCTGCTCATCGTGACGGGTATCCTGTTCTTGACCGGTGGCATGCAGACAGCCTCCTTCTGGCTGCTGGAGACGTTTCCGGTACTCGGCACGATTGGCTGA
- a CDS encoding ferredoxin--NADP reductase, with translation MTVQEKPAQSAVPEGVYDLKVTDIRHYTDRLFFFRTERPAGFRFRSGEFVMIGLPPEVMGGKTIWRAYSIASPAWEEHIDFYSIKVPDGPLTSRLMDIKTGDTVWMRKKPTGTLVHDALVAGKRLFLLCTGTGIAPFASIIRDPETYEKFQKVYLIHTCRDNAELQYGFDLVDEIASHEILAEIVGDKLVHWASCTREEAQADKGVHAGRMTDLMRSGALYDELGIEPLNPETCRVMICGSMAMLKDCANLCEEAGLAEGSNSAPGQYVIERAFVG, from the coding sequence ATGACCGTACAGGAAAAACCCGCACAAAGCGCCGTCCCGGAAGGCGTTTACGACCTCAAGGTGACGGACATCCGCCATTATACGGACCGGCTTTTCTTCTTCCGTACCGAACGGCCTGCCGGTTTCCGTTTCCGCTCCGGTGAATTCGTGATGATCGGCCTGCCGCCGGAGGTGATGGGCGGCAAGACCATCTGGCGCGCCTATTCGATCGCCTCACCAGCCTGGGAAGAGCACATCGATTTTTACTCGATCAAGGTGCCGGACGGTCCGCTCACCTCAAGGCTGATGGACATCAAGACCGGCGATACGGTGTGGATGCGCAAGAAACCGACGGGCACCCTGGTGCACGATGCGCTGGTCGCCGGAAAGCGGCTGTTTCTGCTGTGCACCGGAACAGGCATTGCCCCCTTCGCCTCCATCATCCGCGACCCTGAAACCTATGAGAAATTCCAGAAGGTTTATCTGATCCATACCTGCCGCGATAATGCCGAACTGCAATACGGCTTCGACCTTGTGGACGAGATTGCCAGTCACGAAATCCTCGCAGAGATCGTCGGTGACAAGCTCGTCCACTGGGCAAGCTGCACCCGTGAGGAGGCACAGGCGGACAAAGGCGTCCATGCCGGCCGCATGACCGATCTGATGCGCTCCGGCGCGTTGTATGATGAACTGGGCATCGAGCCGCTCAATCCGGAGACCTGCAGGGTCATGATCTGCGGTTCCATGGCGATGCTGAAGGACTGCGCCAACTTGTGCGAAGAAGCCGGCCTTGCCGAAGGCTCCAATTCAGCGCCCGGCCAATATGTCATCGAACGGGCATTCGTCGGCTGA
- a CDS encoding DUF1194 domain-containing protein, translating to MSIIYGANVAAADEVDLELVLAADTSISINEPEYRLQMRGIANAFRQPVILEMIGAMPKGMAVTMVHWSVGHLNRQAIAWRRLQSRQSVLAFANAIERVPRSSTGRSTAIGDAIDYCRELIDENGFEANNRKIDVSGDARSNSGPDPVHARNRAVARGVTVNGLAISGGDRGLFSYYRDRVIGGPDAFVLAVDGFEDFESAIYQKLLKELSISALRQARPVTVH from the coding sequence ATGAGCATCATCTATGGCGCCAATGTTGCAGCCGCCGATGAGGTCGATCTGGAACTGGTTCTGGCAGCCGATACTTCGATCAGCATCAATGAGCCGGAATACCGCTTGCAGATGCGGGGCATCGCCAATGCCTTTCGCCAGCCGGTTATCCTTGAAATGATCGGCGCCATGCCAAAGGGGATGGCTGTAACCATGGTGCACTGGAGCGTGGGCCATCTCAACCGGCAGGCAATTGCCTGGCGCCGCCTGCAAAGCCGGCAAAGCGTGCTGGCTTTTGCCAATGCCATCGAACGGGTACCCAGAAGCAGCACCGGCCGGTCAACGGCAATCGGCGATGCGATCGATTACTGCCGTGAGCTGATCGACGAGAACGGCTTTGAGGCCAATAACCGCAAAATCGATGTTTCAGGGGATGCGCGCAGCAATTCGGGGCCTGATCCGGTGCATGCGCGGAACCGGGCGGTCGCCCGGGGCGTTACCGTCAACGGGCTTGCCATCAGCGGCGGGGACCGCGGTTTGTTTTCCTACTATCGAGACAGGGTTATCGGCGGCCCGGATGCCTTTGTGCTGGCGGTCGACGGTTTTGAAGACTTTGAATCCGCCATTTACCAGAAGCTATTGAAAGAACTCTCCATTTCCGCTTTGCGTCAAGCGCGTCCGGTAACCGTTCACTGA
- a CDS encoding M24 family metallopeptidase, whose translation MTEARGFSQAEFEARLAHAQAAMAREGLDGLLVTTHPDVYYFTGFLTGFWESPTRPWFVLLPQAGAPVAVIPGIGAALMKKTWITDIRTWASPDLADDGVSLLADTLKEAIGSGRIGIPDGHESHLRMPVADFERLKRECGAVTITGDRGIVRALRLVKSEAEIAKIANACAIAGRAFDRVGEVAGAGDPLASVFRRFQMLCLEEGADQVRYLAGGAGPYGYSDVISPASEEPLASGDCLMLDTGLTWDGYFCDYDRNFAIGKPDPLVRSAHERLIEATYCGFAAVRPGATAADLFHAMDKVLTGGEARTDNGRLGHGLGIQLTEWPSLIPADETALVPGMVLTLEPGIATRDGNMLVHEENIVVTENGARWLSPLQEPAIRVLAI comes from the coding sequence ATGACTGAGGCGCGGGGGTTTTCCCAGGCTGAGTTTGAGGCCCGTCTTGCCCATGCGCAGGCAGCAATGGCCCGCGAGGGGCTCGATGGCCTGCTGGTGACCACCCATCCTGATGTCTATTACTTCACCGGTTTTCTGACCGGTTTCTGGGAAAGTCCGACGCGGCCCTGGTTCGTATTGTTGCCGCAGGCAGGCGCTCCGGTTGCCGTCATTCCCGGAATCGGCGCGGCGCTGATGAAAAAGACCTGGATCACTGATATCCGCACCTGGGCATCGCCCGACCTGGCGGACGATGGCGTCAGCCTGCTTGCCGACACGCTGAAAGAGGCGATCGGCAGCGGGCGGATCGGCATTCCCGATGGACACGAGAGCCATCTTCGCATGCCGGTTGCCGATTTTGAGCGGCTCAAACGGGAGTGTGGTGCGGTTACAATCACAGGCGACAGGGGCATTGTGCGGGCGTTGCGCCTGGTGAAGTCTGAAGCCGAAATCGCCAAAATCGCCAATGCCTGTGCAATTGCCGGGCGCGCCTTCGACCGTGTTGGAGAGGTTGCCGGTGCAGGAGACCCGCTGGCTTCCGTTTTCCGGCGTTTTCAGATGCTCTGTCTTGAGGAGGGCGCGGACCAGGTGCGCTATCTTGCCGGCGGGGCAGGGCCGTATGGCTACAGCGATGTAATTTCTCCGGCAAGCGAGGAACCGCTTGCATCCGGCGATTGCCTGATGCTCGATACCGGGCTTACCTGGGACGGCTATTTCTGCGATTATGACCGCAACTTCGCCATCGGCAAACCGGACCCGCTGGTGCGCAGCGCCCATGAACGGCTCATCGAGGCAACCTATTGCGGGTTTGCAGCGGTGCGGCCGGGCGCCACGGCAGCCGATCTTTTCCACGCCATGGACAAGGTGCTGACGGGCGGTGAAGCGCGCACGGACAATGGCCGGCTGGGACACGGGCTTGGCATTCAACTGACGGAATGGCCATCGCTCATTCCTGCCGATGAAACGGCACTGGTGCCCGGCATGGTGCTGACGCTTGAGCCGGGCATTGCAACGCGGGATGGCAACATGCTGGTGCATGAGGAAAACATCGTCGTAACCGAAAATGGCGCGCGCTGGTTGTCGCCCCTGCAGGAGCCGGCAATCCGGGTATTGGCCATATGA
- a CDS encoding pyridoxal-phosphate dependent enzyme, which produces MDIVANPFRAQAAPFDIADEVPFPSTDAQAPMALLSKCPAHGETPLRASAALARDCGVADVAIKDESGRMGLGSFKALGAAYVIACEAEKARQGDNWQEALSDRAFVTASAGNHGMSVAAGAHIFGARAVIYLAQTVPESFAGRLRAKGAEVRREGADYEASMAAAGAAASAEGLTLLSDSSWPGYFDLPHRLMEGYLVMAEEIARQMDNPPTHVFLQAGVGGLAGAVAAHARKVWGEAPVITVVEPEAAPALLASIKAGRFTAASGPVSNMGRLDCKEASLIALKGLARDADFFVTVGDEAARKATARLMAEGIATTPSGAAGLAALLDPAIRQAVGTGVDSKVLLIASEGADD; this is translated from the coding sequence ATGGACATCGTTGCCAATCCATTCAGGGCGCAGGCTGCTCCTTTTGACATTGCTGACGAGGTTCCCTTTCCCAGCACCGATGCGCAGGCGCCGATGGCCCTGCTTTCAAAATGCCCGGCGCATGGCGAGACACCGCTACGCGCCAGTGCTGCCCTTGCCCGCGATTGTGGCGTCGCAGACGTTGCGATCAAGGATGAAAGCGGCCGCATGGGCCTTGGCAGTTTCAAGGCGCTGGGCGCGGCCTATGTCATTGCCTGCGAAGCGGAGAAGGCGCGCCAGGGAGACAACTGGCAGGAAGCACTTTCAGACCGGGCATTCGTTACCGCCAGCGCGGGCAATCACGGCATGTCGGTTGCCGCCGGAGCACACATCTTCGGGGCTAGGGCGGTGATCTATCTTGCTCAAACCGTGCCGGAGAGCTTTGCCGGGCGGCTGCGTGCAAAAGGGGCGGAAGTGCGCCGCGAGGGCGCAGATTACGAGGCAAGCATGGCGGCAGCCGGCGCAGCAGCATCGGCAGAAGGCCTGACGCTGCTGTCCGACAGTTCCTGGCCCGGTTACTTCGACCTGCCGCACAGGTTGATGGAAGGCTATCTGGTGATGGCTGAGGAAATCGCCCGGCAGATGGATAACCCGCCAACGCATGTCTTCCTGCAGGCCGGTGTCGGCGGACTTGCCGGAGCGGTGGCTGCCCATGCCCGCAAGGTGTGGGGCGAGGCGCCCGTCATCACGGTCGTAGAGCCGGAGGCAGCACCGGCATTGCTGGCCAGTATCAAGGCCGGCCGGTTCACCGCTGCCAGTGGCCCCGTTTCCAACATGGGCAGGCTTGACTGCAAGGAAGCTTCGCTGATCGCGCTCAAGGGTCTGGCGCGGGATGCCGATTTTTTCGTGACGGTGGGCGATGAAGCTGCCCGAAAGGCCACCGCACGGCTGATGGCGGAAGGCATTGCCACCACCCCATCGGGGGCCGCCGGCCTGGCGGCGCTGCTCGATCCGGCGATCCGCCAGGCGGTGGGAACGGGTGTGGACAGCAAAGTGCTGCTGATCGCCAGCGAGGGCGCCGATGACTGA
- a CDS encoding ABC transporter permease has product MLWHHFFRIGICGFIFFFLIAPILTIIPLSFNAEDFFTFTKQMLALQPEGYSTKHYEDFFTNSDWQNALRNSFMIAPAATILATAFGTLAAIGLSQSHVPFRRAIMAVLISPMIVPLIISAAGMYFFYSRIGLQGTYWGVVLAHAALGTPFVIITVTATLVGFDRSLTRAAANLGANPVTTFFKVQMPLIVPGVVSGALFAFITSFDEVVVVLFLGSAAQKTLPWQMFTGLREQISPTILAVATIMVAISIVLLTVLEMLRRRSERLRGLAPS; this is encoded by the coding sequence GTGTTGTGGCACCATTTCTTCCGCATCGGGATTTGCGGTTTCATCTTCTTTTTCCTGATTGCGCCGATCCTGACCATCATTCCGCTTTCCTTCAACGCGGAGGATTTCTTTACCTTCACCAAGCAAATGCTGGCGCTGCAGCCTGAAGGCTATTCGACGAAGCACTACGAGGACTTCTTCACCAATTCCGACTGGCAGAACGCCCTGCGCAATTCCTTCATGATCGCACCGGCTGCAACCATTCTGGCAACCGCCTTCGGCACGCTTGCAGCCATCGGCCTGTCGCAGTCCCATGTGCCGTTCAGGCGGGCGATCATGGCGGTGCTGATCTCCCCGATGATCGTGCCGCTGATCATTTCGGCTGCCGGCATGTACTTCTTTTACTCGCGCATCGGACTGCAGGGAACCTATTGGGGTGTGGTGCTGGCCCATGCGGCCCTTGGAACGCCCTTCGTCATCATTACGGTGACCGCGACACTGGTCGGCTTCGACCGTTCCCTGACGCGGGCTGCGGCCAATCTTGGCGCCAATCCGGTGACGACCTTCTTCAAGGTTCAGATGCCGCTGATCGTGCCCGGCGTTGTCTCGGGCGCGCTGTTTGCCTTCATCACATCCTTCGATGAGGTGGTGGTGGTGCTGTTCCTGGGGTCTGCGGCGCAAAAAACGCTGCCCTGGCAGATGTTTACCGGCCTGCGCGAACAGATATCACCGACCATTCTGGCAGTGGCGACCATCATGGTGGCGATTTCCATCGTGCTGCTGACGGTACTGGAAATGCTGCGGCGGCGCTCTGAACGGCTGCGCGGTCTGGCGCCAAGCTGA
- a CDS encoding ABC transporter permease has product MAEAAAQGTNSVLTTHDGQPLKVSLARALRREKIRALLLIAPLLIFILISFILPIADMLFRSVENKIVADTLPRTVVELRDWDPDSGAAPGEEVFAALYEDLKVAVAAREHTKLGSRLNYSQPGVSSLFRKSGRRIKQMEEGNYKEQFLEIDEDWGKVEIWTTIKRLSPAITDSYFLASVDAERGVDGIQRKPENERIYVLLFARTIFLSLVITVSCILLGYPIAYLLANLPVRTSNMLMILVLLPFWTSLLVRTSAWKVLLQQQGVINDVLVWIGLIDNAGRLVMINNMTGTIIAMTHILLPFMILPLYSVMKTISPTYVRAAKSMGATDWTTFWKIYFPNTIPGIGAGSILVFILAIGYYITPELVGGTSGVFISNRIAYHISSSLNWGLAAALGTILLVLVLALYWVYDRIVGIDNVKLG; this is encoded by the coding sequence ATGGCTGAGGCAGCGGCACAGGGAACGAATTCGGTTCTCACCACCCATGATGGCCAACCGCTCAAGGTTAGCCTGGCAAGAGCTCTGCGCCGTGAGAAAATACGGGCGCTGCTGCTGATTGCACCGCTTCTCATTTTCATCCTGATTTCCTTTATCCTGCCGATTGCCGACATGCTGTTCCGCTCGGTGGAAAACAAGATCGTCGCCGATACGCTGCCCAGGACAGTGGTGGAATTGCGCGATTGGGATCCCGATTCCGGCGCGGCGCCGGGCGAGGAAGTTTTTGCGGCGCTGTATGAAGACCTCAAGGTTGCCGTTGCTGCCCGTGAGCACACCAAGCTCGGCAGCCGTCTCAACTATAGCCAACCCGGCGTTTCGAGCCTGTTTCGGAAATCGGGCCGCCGCATCAAGCAGATGGAGGAAGGCAATTACAAGGAGCAGTTCCTTGAAATAGACGAGGACTGGGGCAAGGTGGAAATCTGGACGACGATCAAGCGATTGTCTCCGGCCATCACCGACAGCTATTTCCTGGCTTCCGTCGATGCCGAACGGGGTGTGGATGGTATCCAGCGCAAGCCGGAAAACGAGCGCATCTATGTTCTGCTGTTTGCGCGCACGATCTTTCTCAGTCTTGTGATCACCGTGTCCTGCATCCTGCTTGGCTATCCGATTGCCTATCTGCTGGCCAACCTGCCGGTCAGAACCTCCAACATGCTGATGATCCTCGTGCTGTTGCCGTTCTGGACCTCGCTGCTGGTGCGCACCTCCGCCTGGAAAGTGCTGCTGCAGCAACAGGGCGTCATCAATGATGTGCTGGTGTGGATCGGATTGATCGACAATGCGGGGCGGCTGGTGATGATCAACAACATGACCGGTACGATCATCGCCATGACCCACATTCTGCTTCCGTTCATGATTCTGCCGCTGTATTCGGTGATGAAAACGATCTCGCCGACCTATGTGCGAGCAGCAAAGTCCATGGGTGCAACCGACTGGACGACTTTCTGGAAAATCTATTTTCCGAACACCATTCCCGGCATCGGTGCCGGATCGATCCTGGTGTTCATTCTGGCCATTGGCTACTACATCACGCCGGAACTGGTTGGCGGCACATCGGGTGTCTTCATCTCCAACCGGATCGCCTATCACATCTCTTCATCGCTCAACTGGGGTCTTGCCGCAGCACTGGGGACCATTCTGCTGGTGCTCGTGCTGGCACTCTACTGGGTATATGACCGCATCGTCGGCATCGACAACGTCAAACTGGGGTAA
- a CDS encoding extracellular solute-binding protein, which yields MKLKTILMSTAAAGVMLGGATVAVNSASHGMAPCEGCADEMTIVSWGGAYSKSQLKAYHEPYSEATGVKIINDESSAEAVAKLRAMKEANNVTWDVVDVVAADAIRLCDEGLAEPINPDTDLADAPDGTKASEDFGDMLVSECFIPQIVYSTTFGYRTDVAEWNGKVPDDICDIFDLEGFPGKRSLEKRPINNLEWALLCDGVAKDEVYDVLGTPEGVQKALDKLATIKDNVVWWSAGAETPQLLADGEVVIGSTYNGRLFSVIEEQKQPVAMLWDAQVFDLDGWIIPAGLSEERKKRAMHYIKFATDTQRLADQAKYISYGPARASSAPLVGQHADLGIDMAPHMPTDPENAKNTFLYNYEFWADNRDDINEKFQAWLAQ from the coding sequence ATGAAACTCAAGACAATCCTGATGTCGACCGCAGCTGCCGGCGTGATGCTTGGCGGTGCTACTGTCGCGGTCAATTCGGCGAGCCACGGCATGGCACCCTGTGAGGGGTGTGCCGACGAAATGACCATCGTGTCATGGGGCGGCGCCTACTCGAAGTCGCAGCTGAAGGCTTATCACGAGCCCTATTCGGAAGCGACGGGCGTCAAGATCATCAACGATGAGTCCTCGGCCGAGGCAGTTGCAAAGCTGCGCGCCATGAAGGAAGCCAACAATGTGACCTGGGACGTGGTTGACGTGGTTGCGGCAGATGCCATCCGTCTTTGCGACGAAGGCCTTGCCGAGCCAATCAACCCCGATACCGATCTTGCCGATGCGCCGGACGGCACAAAGGCGTCGGAAGACTTCGGTGACATGCTGGTTTCCGAGTGCTTCATTCCACAGATCGTTTATTCGACCACATTCGGTTACCGCACCGATGTTGCCGAATGGAACGGCAAGGTGCCGGACGATATCTGTGACATCTTTGACCTGGAAGGCTTCCCGGGCAAGCGTTCGCTTGAAAAGCGTCCGATCAACAACCTGGAGTGGGCGCTGCTCTGTGACGGAGTTGCCAAGGATGAAGTCTACGACGTTCTGGGTACTCCGGAAGGCGTTCAGAAGGCACTCGACAAGCTTGCCACCATCAAGGACAACGTCGTGTGGTGGTCTGCCGGTGCCGAAACCCCGCAGCTTCTGGCTGACGGTGAAGTGGTGATCGGTTCGACCTATAACGGCCGTCTGTTCTCGGTGATCGAGGAGCAGAAGCAGCCGGTTGCCATGCTGTGGGACGCGCAGGTGTTCGACCTTGACGGCTGGATCATTCCGGCTGGCCTATCGGAAGAGCGCAAGAAGCGTGCCATGCACTACATCAAGTTCGCTACCGATACCCAGCGCCTTGCCGATCAGGCCAAGTACATTTCGTACGGCCCGGCTCGTGCGTCCTCCGCACCGCTGGTTGGCCAGCATGCGGATCTGGGCATCGACATGGCACCGCATATGCCGACTGACCCGGAAAACGCCAAGAACACGTTCCTGTACAACTACGAGTTCTGGGCGGACAATCGTGACGATATCAACGAGAAGTTCCAGGCCTGGCTGGCTCAGTAA